The Mercurialis annua linkage group LG8, ddMerAnnu1.2, whole genome shotgun sequence genome window below encodes:
- the LOC126660355 gene encoding B3 domain-containing transcription factor VRN1-like codes for MNFFPLRDDGRPMFKSKIPRFFKIILDDALRDGKLHIPKKFVRLYGNNLPSSVVLKVPSGAKWKLDLVKSEGEIWFQKGWQEFVNFYSIAYRSFLVFEYNKEKSKFNVTIFDTSASEIDYPLEIANRNNEQSLPEKEIHEETESAASVEILDHKTKGKSPVTFPQPPNKKIKLEKSAEKGEGNRAETLTPQEKAEALKRAASNFKSRNPFFMVAMQPTHLHRHDNYRLSIPASFAKKYFNKQQGRASLSIDGNLWPIEYKCHVSHGRLNKGWKEFAIRNHLEIRDVCVFELINPTKLKVAIFRHIKEAIKSPSLGNNKKMKQEVSCGDVKTVQRHLCSNFSKAVEAANKFTSVNPFFKVNISSYLRTVSLPFEFALKWSKKSGESVWLQIGNRKWPVKLIINRSSYYHNGFLSAEFSLFARENSLKAGDVCIFELINSELLLLKVTVFRNTVK; via the exons atgaatttttttcctcTAAGAGACGACGGAAGGCCGATGTTCAAATCAAAAATACCCCGTTTTTTCAAGATTATTCTTGACGACGCCCTTCGTGATGGCAAGCTT CACATTCCAAAAAAATTTGTCAGACTCTACGGAAACAATCTGCCAAGTTCAGTAGTCCTCAAGGTTCCAAGTGGTGCAAAATGGAAACTAGATTTAGTGAAATCTGAGGGTGAGATTTGGTTCCAGAAGGGTTGGCAAGAGTTTGTCAACTTTTACTCTATAGCTTATCGGTCATTTCTAGTTTTTGAATACAATAAGGAAAAATCCAAATTCAATGTGACGATATTTGATACGAGTGCTTCAGAAATAGATTATCCGTTAGAAATAGCCAACAGAAACAATGAACAGTCTCTTCCTGAGAAAGAGATTCATGAGGAAACTGAAAGTGCTGCTTCCGTTGAAATCTTGGATCACAAAACAAAAGGGAAATCGCCAGTAACATTTCCTCAGCCTCCTAATAAGAAAATCAAGCTTGAGAAGTCCGCAGAAAAAGGAGAAG GAAATAGAGCAGAAACATTGACACCTCAGGAAAAAGCTGAAGCACTTAAAAGAGCAGCTTCTAATTTCAAATCTAGAAATCCTTTCTTCATGGTTGCAATGCAGCCAACTCATCTTCATCGGCATGATAATTATAGACTG TCTATACCAGCAAGCTTTGCGAAGAAATATTTCAACAAGCAACAAGGCAGGGCTAGTCTTAGTATTGATGGGAATTTATGGCCAATTGAGTACAAGTGTCACGTCTCCCATGGAAGATTGAATAAAGGTTGGAAAGAATTTGCAATCCGAAATCATTTAGAAATCAGAGATGTTTGCGTCTTTGAACTGATCAACCCTACTAAATTGAAAGTCGCCATTTTTCGACATATCAAAGAAGCTATCAAGAGCCCATCACTTG GAAACAATAAGAAAATGAAACAAGAAGTGAGTTGTGGCGATGTGAAGACTGTCCAAAGGCATTTATGCTCAAATTTTTCTAAGGCTGTTGAAGCTGCCAACAAATTTACATCAGTGAATCCGTTCTTCAAAGTGAATATATCATCTTACCTTAGGACAGTG AGTTTACCTTTTGAGTTTGCCTTGAAATGGAGCAAGAAAAGCGGAGAGAGTGTATGGTTACAAATTGGAAACAGAAAGTGGCCTGTCAAGTTAATTATCAACCgttcatcttattatcataacgGTTTTTTGTCTGCAGAATTCAGTTTATTTGCTAGAGAAAATAGTCTGAAAGCAGGAGATGTTTGCATCTTTGAGTTGATCAATTCTGAATTGCTTCTGCTTAAAGTAACCGTGTTCCGAAACACTGTGAAGTAA
- the LOC126662063 gene encoding B3 domain-containing transcription factor VRN1-like produces the protein MHAQYIPRKFVRFYGNNLSNSVVLKVPSGANWKLELVKCDGEIWFQNGWQEFVKFYSIVYGSFLVFEYNQTNSEFNVTIFDTSALEIDYPLEIANRNNEESHQETENEVSVEILNHKTKGKSPILFPRPSNKKIKLDKSTGNGAKSLTGEEKAETLRTAVSNFTSENPFFMVTMQPTYLHRRDYRLNIPTSFVMEYFNKPQGRVLLRIDGKLWPTKCKYYDSDGRPSAKLSHGWKEFAIGNRLEIGDICVFELIDRCNTTLEVSIFRTYRGC, from the exons ATGCATGCACAGTACATTCCAAGAAAATTTGTCCGATTCTACGGAAATAATCTGTCAAATTCAGTAGTCTTGAAAGTTCCAAGTGGAGCAAATTGGAAATTGGAATTAGTGAAATGTGATGGTGAGATTTGGTTCCAGAATGGCTGGCAAGAGTTTGTGAAGTTTTACTCTATAGTTTATGGATcctttttagtttttgaataCAATCAAACAAATTCTGAATTCAATGTAACTATATTCGATACGAGTGCTTTAGAAATAGATTATCCGTTAGAGATCGCGAACAGAAACAATGAAGAGTCTCATCAAGAAACTGAAAATGAAGTTTCTGTTGAAATCTTGAATCACAAAACAAAAGGgaaatcaccaattttatttCCTCGGCCTtcgaataagaaaataaagctTGACAAGTCCACAG GAAATGGAGCCAAATCATTGACAGGTGAAgaaaaagctgaaacacttaGAACAGCAGTTTCCAATTTTACGTCCGAAAATCCCTTTTTCATGGTTACGATGCAGCCAACGTATCTTCATCGCCGTGATTATAGACTG AATATACCAACAAGCTTTGTGATGGAATATTTCAACAAGCCACAAGGCAGAGTTCTCCTTAGAATTGATGGGAAATTATGGCCTACTAAGTGCAAGTACTACGACTCTGATGGAAGACCATCAGCAAAACTGAGTCACGGTTGGAAAGAATTTGCGATTGGAAATCGTTTGGAAATTGGTGATATTTGTGTCTTTGAACTGATCGATCGTTGTAATACTACACTGGAAGTTTCCATTTTTCGGACATATCGGGGATGCTAA